One Deinococcota bacterium genomic window carries:
- a CDS encoding aldo/keto reductase, with product MNYRRLGNSGMKVSTISLGAWTTYGDSVQDRKLVREIIEKAIENGVNFFDNADIYAKGKAETMMAEALEGFERQGLVLSTKVFWPMSEGVNDRGLSRKHIMESIDNSLTRMNTDYVDIYFAHRYDPETPLEEIIEAFSDVVRSGQAHYWGTSEWSGAQIAEAHTYAKANGLVAPVTEQPQYSMLYRERVEGEILPVTGQKGIGLVVWSPLAMGMLTGKYDEGVPEDSRFGRSANFGERYLNEDNARRVRELKGVADELGATRAQLALAWVLRHEGVSSVITGATKVEQLLDNVAAAELELSEEIIERIDAILAS from the coding sequence ATGAACTATCGCAGACTCGGCAACTCCGGCATGAAAGTTTCGACCATCAGCCTGGGCGCCTGGACCACCTACGGCGACAGCGTGCAGGACAGAAAGCTCGTCAGAGAGATCATCGAAAAGGCCATTGAAAACGGCGTCAACTTCTTCGACAACGCCGACATCTACGCCAAGGGCAAAGCCGAAACGATGATGGCCGAGGCCCTGGAGGGCTTTGAGCGGCAAGGGCTCGTGCTCTCGACCAAGGTCTTCTGGCCGATGTCGGAGGGCGTCAACGACCGGGGCCTAAGCCGCAAGCACATCATGGAGTCCATCGATAATTCCCTGACCCGCATGAACACCGACTACGTGGACATCTACTTTGCCCACCGCTACGACCCGGAAACGCCGCTGGAGGAGATCATCGAGGCCTTTTCCGACGTGGTCCGCTCGGGACAGGCGCACTACTGGGGCACCTCGGAGTGGTCGGGCGCGCAGATCGCCGAGGCCCACACCTACGCCAAGGCGAACGGCCTGGTGGCGCCGGTGACCGAGCAGCCGCAGTACTCGATGCTCTACCGCGAGCGCGTCGAGGGGGAGATCCTACCGGTGACGGGCCAGAAGGGCATCGGCCTGGTCGTCTGGAGCCCGCTGGCGATGGGCATGCTGACCGGCAAGTACGACGAGGGCGTTCCCGAGGACAGCCGCTTCGGCAGGAGCGCCAACTTCGGCGAGCGCTACCTGAACGAGGACAACGCCCGCCGCGTGCGCGAGCTCAAGGGGGTCGCCGACGAACTCGGCGCCACCCGCGCGCAGCTCGCCCTGGCCTGGGTCCTGCGCCACGAGGGCGTATCGAGCGTGATCACCGGCGCGACCAAGGTCGAACAGCTTCTGGACAACGTGGCGGCGGCCGAGCTCGAGTTGAGCGAAGAGATCATCGAGCGTATCGACGCTATTCTGGCCTCCTAG